Part of the Gracilimonas sp. genome is shown below.
AAAAAGGTTGAAGAACACTTTGGAGAGAATGACATCGAAATACGACTGATCATAAAAGAAGGACGCCCCACCGATCAGATTATTGAGCTGATGAATACCATGGATCCCGACCTGCTTATGATGGGTAAGAAAACCGGGTATGTGGGAGAAGGGGTGATTGCCCGCCGCATCGTTAAATATGTGCCGGCATCCATTCTGTTTGTGCCGGAAAACAGCCGTTACGCTATGAATACCATTCTTGCGCCGGTCGATTTCTCCAGGCAATCAGCGAATGCGGTTAAACTGGCCCGGAATCTTGTGGAACCACAGAATGGAACTGTTCAGGCACAGCATATCTTTAAGTATCCCTCTCACTTTTTCCCGTACATGCCAACGGAGGATGACAAAGACAAAATCCGTGGTCACATCGAAGAGCAGAAGAAGGAGTTTATTGATGAATATGACCTCCCTGAGGATGTTACTTTCACCCTCACCTTACACAAAGAAGGGCGAATCGGGGATGAGGTTTATGACGAGGCCGTGAGAAATCAGGCCGACCTTATCATTGTAGGTTCCAAGTCGGATAAGAAAATCACCAGCATTCTGCGGGACGACTTCACCGATAAAATGACCTACTACTCGTTCGGGATTCCGCTGTTGGTCGTCAAGAACAAAGAGAA
Proteins encoded:
- a CDS encoding universal stress protein, with the translated sequence MKNFEHWFVCLDLSNMDDILIGYTHFLTSVIEPKTISFLHVVESGNVAKEMAELFPDIETDQDFEDVIRDELNKKVEEHFGENDIEIRLIIKEGRPTDQIIELMNTMDPDLLMMGKKTGYVGEGVIARRIVKYVPASILFVPENSRYAMNTILAPVDFSRQSANAVKLARNLVEPQNGTVQAQHIFKYPSHFFPYMPTEDDKDKIRGHIEEQKKEFIDEYDLPEDVTFTLTLHKEGRIGDEVYDEAVRNQADLIIVGSKSDKKITSILRDDFTDKMTYYSFGIPLLVVKNKEKHQKFLKTLFS